TAACAATGCTTTCATattctttgttcatttatttttgaaaaataacaagacagaaaaaagatcagtatagttaatataattttaaagtttgtCTTTGGAAATAAAGAAGAGCTTCATTATACATGGAAAAATAACAAAGTTAATCTATTGGGACTGAATTAcattgccttttattttcttaagtgtaAAAAGTACTTTACATATTAAATTTAGAGTAAACATCCTGTCTGATGTTGCATATGAAGAGATCTGTTTCCTTGATCCTGTTTCATTCTGACCCTCTGCTAGTCACCTGATCCATGCAATCTGAATTCAACTATGGAACCAAAGACACCAGCACTGTCCAGCCCCCGTCCTGGTCATCAACGTTTGCCAGAGGAATTGCATGAACTAAATACAGGTAATGCTGCTATTGCTAATTAATTCCTTTATTTACtgagaaaataatattataaataactaAGTCCATAGCTAGCTACTTTTAGAAGAAGAGTTAAAAACTTTTTGTTCTTGCAAATGAATTTTAGATTTTCTAATGGAAGGGAATTTAAAATACAATCACTGTTTGATGAGTAAATATTTGTAATGGAGTTAGATTTaatattatttggaaaaatatgaTTGACTTGGTGGCTGTGAATTCTGCTTTTCTTGTACTGAAAGAGTACATATTGCTAAGAAAATTTATCTACCTAGCAAGAATTAGATGATTTTGTTTCTCACACTCCTTTCATTTACATTAAATTCAACTGTAAGAAGGAGTATATGTAGACATTTAAATTATAGGCACTTAAACTAATTCTTAAATTTCTATTCTTTCTGCAACTGATATTACTTCAGATGCTATTGTCCATTATATTCTTATACTTACTATTCTAAATACTACTAtgagtatttttataataataaaatttattgcaTGTTAATTGCTTCAAGCACCATGCTATTGACTTTATATACATTAGCTTAATCTCCAcaatatatatatggataaatactgctgttattcttattttatataagaAACTAAGGATAAAAAAAACCTTGCCACAATTCACAAAGCAACTGCCTaactgagaaaatttttaaaactttgttataAGTCTAAAAATAGGGACAATTTATGTTTCTAACATGCATTTAATTGTTTgtcattataaatatatgtatatatacatgtgtatatacaaaaTTACAATAATTTATTGCATGCATTTTTCTAACATACTTTCTAGAGTTTTGTGATGAAAGTGTAACATACTCAGAACTCAAAGTTCGTGATTCTTCAAATATTCAGAAGAGAAAACTAACTAGGATTTGGAaaacaaaaggtaaaaaaatgtaaaactctaGACTCCCTTTTTTTGCCTTCATATTTTAATGAGAAGTCATGAAAATCAATATGGACTAATCTTTCAAATGGAAATCGTCCCTCATACACTTTTAAGCAGGTCATAAGGACCCAAAGTCAAGTGTTTAGAGCAAATGGAAATGAACAATGAACTACTGATCATTTTGCTCTGAATAATCAACCATGGCTTAAAATGATGTACCAAAGCCATAGAATAAAGACTGTTTTTAGATATTTTGTGGGTTGATATTTTAGCTTTGCAAAAGGTAAGTGCTCCTTTTATGCTACAACATTTCTAAAAACGAAATGGAGTGTGGGAGGTATATCATAGTAAACAGATTTTATCAAAACTATCACAGAGTATCTGTCAAGGTCAACAGCTATTGCAAAAGTTTTATTCTTAGTTCTGCTAcaaagatgggggaaaaaattgttttaattaaaagaaagtaaTGAATTAAATCCCTTATAGGATTTCTGAAGTTCTCTTTTTGATCGTAAAATGTCTTTACTAGAGCAACTTGTTAGTTCAACATTTctgcataaaaatatttatatttccctaGCTATATCCAaatcttcaaaataatttttaaagttttccttgCAGAGTGGGAATACCAATAATGCAGCACTCCTCTGGGTTTAGATTTCAATCAAATTCTAATAGGATGAACATTCCTAGCCAAAATTCCTTCTAATCCCAACTCCTCAATCCTGGTGAAGACCGAGGAGATCATCATGGTGAActacttttttctctttgggCAGAGTCTCCATGGTGCATTGCTACAGTGATATTTGCCTTGCTTTATTTAATTGTTCTTGCACTAGCTGCATTTATGATAGCTAAAGGtgagtatttttcagttttttcattaaCTTGTTAAAAGTTACTAGAATAGAGTTCTGAAGCATTTGAAATTAATTCTAAGGATTTACTAAAGTTATTTTTCTCATTCGTTATTTTAGTTGCATAAAAGTAATTTCACCAATTCAGTTTTTGAATTATCAACAATAACTTTGTCCCAGGTGAGCCTATAAAAGATGTTAGTTGATAGCtgtgcattttgaaaaatatgaaaaataatagcaatgttCTCTATGTTATTGTATTTTTACTGACATTAGACTTAGCAACtgtgagaggaaagaaaacttggaaatatttatagaatttatTTGGGCAGTTAAAAACTGATTGTAAGAACATCAAGTCAggaatttgaaagaaagaatctaatagaagaaataaaatgataatggGCAGAGAttcatcaaaaaatgaaaaaaaatattatcagGATATTGGACCAAGTCTATATATTGCTTGAACTCAGtgtcttaatattaaaaaatatattagctttaaaaaaatagacttaTAAATGGTACTATCTGCAaaccagaaataagaaaattcctTCAAATATAGAAAGGTAATTTATGCTTACAAAGCAGAGAATATAACAGCACAAAACATATGAATGATAAATTTATTCAAAAGTTATAAGTAGATCTAAATCAGTagaatatagtataatatataattatcagaaataaacataaaaactttgtgtataattttaaacaaagatatatatatgataataaaTGACAAtgtagagaaattaaataaatatagctCTATtctatagataaataaatatctatttgGATGCACAAAGATAGTAATTTTTAAGAATGAACTTGAAAAGATGTTAATAACAAAACATGACTCCTATATAAACTGTTTAGTAGCTAGCAAAAGATCAAAGAGTCCCATTCAAATTCATAAGGCAAGCATgtactgtgctatgcttagtcacccagtcatgctctttgctctttgcgaccccgtggactgcaagcacaccaggctttcctgtccttcactatcttccagagtctgctcaaattcatgtccattgagttggtgatgccatcaaaccatttcgtcctctgtcatccccttctcctgccttcaatctttcgcagcatcaatgtcttttccagtgagtcagctctttgcatcaggcagccaaagtattggagtttcagcttcagcatctgtccttgcattgaatattcagggttgatctcctttaggatggactggttggatctccttgcagtccaagggactctcaagagtcttctccagcaccacagtttgaaagcatcaattctttggcacttggccTTTTTTATGgccccactctcacatccatacatgactattggaaaaaccatggctttgactagacagacctttgtaggcaaatcaatgcctctgctttttaatatgctttcaaggagcaagcgtctcttaatattatggctgtagtcatcttccacagtgatcttggagctcaagaaagtaaagtctgtcactgtttccattttttacccGTCTGTAtgccatgaagtggtgagaccagatgccatgatcttagtttttttaatgttgttttaagccagatttttcactttcctctttcaccttcaagtctccctttgctttctgccataaggatggtattatctgcatatctgaggctgctgGTATTTCtgtcagcaatcttgattccagcctgtaatTCTtgcagccctgcatttcacaagatgtactctgcatagaagttaaataagcaggatgacaatatacagccttgacatactcctttcccaattttgaacccgtCTATTGTTCCCTGTTCAGTTCTAcctcttgcttcttgacatgcacacAGGTTTATAATTGCTGCTATTCTTTTGGATGTGAGGGGCAAAGAAATCAATGCTGTGGGAAAACCTTTTTAGATACAAATATTTGAAACTAAATACTGAAattatcagagaaggaaatgacaacccactccagtagacttgcctggaaaattccatggacagaggagactggtgggctacagtccaaggggttgcagagttggacatgtcctAAcagataaaaacacacacactaaaaGTATATGTAGATGATGTGCTTTCTTACATAGATATACCAAGAAaatctactgaaaaaaaatcataataaagaCGCTTTGATAACAATGCTTGAAACAAAGTTAACAGAGTTTCATTATACACCATCTAGAGCTAACATCCAATATTCAGGTCCACATATTAAGCCTCTCACTTGGCATTTCTTCTTTGATATCTTGAAAAACACTTAACCTACAACATTTTTAAATAGACTTTCTTCCCAGCCATGATCCTTACTGGCATCAGGGGGAAATAACCAAATACTTTAATATTGCTGTCTCTCTTGGCACCTGTCTAGTGAGACAAGACTAGGAATCATCTGCGTTGTTTAACTGCTACTGATTATTCCAACTTAGTGAATAAGTACATTTCTCTACAGTTGCATTATTACCCATCTAATCTAaccaattctttctctctctttctctctctcccttagtCTAGGCTATAAACCTCCTAAAGGTCTACCTACATTCACCCTTGACCTCCTCCATTAAATTTCCAGAGTAACttcttcaaaatataaattttataaactcACCAGACTTAGCCTATTAATACTCTAAattcaatataaattttaaaatctttaacatGGTGTATGAAGTCCTTCCATACTTGGTCCATGATTTCTATCCCAGCTGGTATCACATACTTTCTCACTCTATGGGTTCCAGTCACAGGTATCTTTTAGTTCCCTGAATGACTCAGAGTTAGTATTACCATGTAGCATTATATAAACAGGGatcattttaataatgaaagtAGATGATGCTAATAATTACTCTAGGACAACAACATACATCAGGACTTCTCTGTGTAGACTGATATTAACTATAACTTTATCTGTAATCCTTCTTGCTACAAAGCATATGCATAGACTGCTTTGTTTTTTACCTGAAACAGCCTTTCTTCTATGTAGCTATTTCTTCTAAGTAGCTAATCCTTTAGTAGAGTAATCAATTAACACTATCCATTTATAATTAAGCCAGATTTCTCTGTTACAATATCTTAATAGTGATTCATTTGTAGTACCTTTCACAGTCTCACCTGTGTAATTATTTGTGTGATTATTTACTTAAGATCTGTCTCTCCCACTAGCTTGTTAGCTTCTTTAGAAAGAACCCATGTATATATTTGCTCTAcattttaacctttgcttttgAAAACTATGTTATCACATTAGAGGTACTTGGTGAATTttgtattaaataaattaatacaccTAATAAATGCATATGGCTTATGTAAAAGAGATTGTAatacttttaatattaaaagacataaagaaatacatttaatgaACTCAGTATATATTAAGTGTACCTTGGTGGGAAGACTAATACTGTGTAGATAATTATACAATTCTAGATTTATTGAAGATTTACATGATCCTAATTCATGTGTATCTTCACGATAAGTATGTTAATTATAaactatgttgttgttattgttcagtcactaagtcatgtccaactctttgtgacctgcagcacacaaggcttccctgtccttcactgtctcccggaatttgctcaaattcatgtccattgagttggtgatgctatctatccatctcatcccctgcagccctcttctccttttgccttcagtctttcccagcatcaaggtattttccaatgagtcagctcttcacatcagatggccaaagtattggagcgtcagctttagtatccagtccttccaatgaatattcagggttgatttcctttaggattgactggtttaagtCCCATAGAAGTAAAAAAATGATTAGCAAAATACctattaaatatattaacaagAGCGATAGCAATCTAGTATTTCCAAGTACCAAAACAGTCTATAAAGCTAAAGATAATTTAACATTATAGTattggtataaaataaatatattcaaaataagagaaaaagaaacagcttAGTCATAAAATCGTATGAATATGTGTACccattatatagatatatttagcATTttagtttgcttgttttttaatctaCATCCTGGCTTACGTGATATTCAATCCTTACTATACATTTGCCTTTTCTGTTggaattttctcttctctgtagacttttttttttttttcttttccatttggagAAAACCCTTTAACATTCTTTTAGGGTAAGTTTAGTGCTCctgaattcttttagtttttg
This region of Ovis canadensis isolate MfBH-ARS-UI-01 breed Bighorn chromosome 3, ARS-UI_OviCan_v2, whole genome shotgun sequence genomic DNA includes:
- the LOC138437809 gene encoding uncharacterized protein, with the translated sequence MEPKTPALSSPRPGHQRLPEELHELNTEFCDESVTYSELKVRDSSNIQKRKLTRIWKTKESPWCIATVIFALLYLIVLALAAFMIAKVNCLEEILNTQQNNKSIVAGLCNTI